The following coding sequences are from one Rathayibacter sp. SW19 window:
- a CDS encoding hotdog family protein produces MFEGSAVALLSTDGWHFTAPIFIGDTETCTVEILSTRPTSKVDFGIVERQVTLHNHHGEIAQSGRMDLMVARRPE; encoded by the coding sequence TGTTCGAAGGCAGCGCGGTCGCCCTGCTCAGCACCGACGGATGGCACTTCACGGCGCCGATCTTCATCGGCGACACCGAGACGTGCACGGTTGAGATCCTCTCGACGCGGCCGACGAGCAAAGTTGACTTCGGCATCGTCGAGCGTCAGGTGACGCTGCACAATCACCACGGCGAGATCGCGCAGAGCGGTCGAATGGACCTGATGGTGGCCCGGCGACCCGAGTGA